TCATGAGGCAGGCCAGGTTGGGAGTTCATGTAATAATCTGCAAACCTTTTTCTTAAGAACTGCTTTGTCCTGAAATTCACAGGTTTTTATTGTCCTGCAAGTTTAAAACCATAATGTATCTGGCCGGGTTTATTTATAGTAGTATGACCTTATTGGCGCTGGACATTGGGAAAAAAAAATCATAATATTGGGCTCGTAGTATAGTCCGGATAGTACTTGGGCCTCCGGAGCCTAGGACCCGGGTTCAAATCCCGGCGAGCCCGTAACTGTCTAAAATAATCTTATAATGAGCATTACTATTATTATAATTTCTTTTGGATAAATTTAAATAGTTTGATGGATTATACTCTATTGAATAACAATTGTGAGGAGGGTTATGTCAAAATATACTACAACCGGAGTTATCGTTGAATGGGATAAGGGAGTGGCAACAGGTTTTGCATCAAAACAAGAAGCTGAGCGGTTTATTGAGCGTATATGCATGAAAACCGCGCCGCACCTGGATTATAGCATTTACAGCAAAACCATATTAAAGTCACCCGATAAATAGAAAATCTCATTTTTCTCTTCTTTCCAACCATCGCCCTTATTTTAGAAGCGCGCTTGGTTCATCACCGCCGTGCCAGCTTTTCCTGGGGCGCATACGGACAACATGAGCCGACTCGGAATTATCATCAACTATGAACGCCACTCCTTTTTCAGTTCCCATCTTTTTCAGGGAATCACCTATTCCTTCCCGCATATATGTGGGGCGGACAGCTTCAAGAGCAGTTATGTCATCCTGTGCTGTAAGGCGATGGCAGATTATAATATCACTCTGTGACATGACATCCGGGTGAAGCGCAGCCGGTCTCTGTGTTGCAAAAATTATAGAAAGACCGGGTTGTCTTCCCTGCCTCAGCCATTCGGTCACAAGTATATCTGTTGCAGGCGTTCTGGCATCACGGGGTAAAAATAAATGCGCTTCATCTACGAACATCCAGACCATGGGAATACCTTCTTTACCGGGATTCTCTCCTATTTTCCTTTGTTCATAAATTCGCCTTGATCTTATACTTTCATTATAAATTTTAGAACCAAGGATCTTAACAGCAATGGCCTTGATATTCTGGTTGTCAATCGAGCTAAGGTCAAGAATAATCACCTTTCCTTTTCGGATAATATCGGAAAAAATAATCCCATTCTCATGAAATATTCCCCACGAAATTGCCGAGCGAAAATAGTTATTGGCGGCATTTCGCAAAGTCGTATCCTGTTCTTTATCCCTGTTTACAAAATCCATGATCGTTTTCAAAGAGATTTTTTGTACTTTTTCCTTGATATCTTCAATTGTTTTCATTATGAAAACACCTATCGGGCTTACCGGGTCAAGGCCAAATAAAGAACACCAGTCATATCCTGAAAGTTCTGATGGGGAAATTGAAAATGGCTTTACATCAATATTCATCTTTTCATAATGCCCGGTGCTTCCCTCAGGGACATACAATTCTATGTCGATACCTGCAGGTGAAAAACCCCATTTTGATAAAATATCCTTTTCCTTGGTATTCGG
This region of Candidatus Methanoperedens sp. genomic DNA includes:
- a CDS encoding ATP-binding protein — protein: MNSKDKIISQDLQNSGVTHKQYVIGRRDTDTDTGTLDVGKYLALDKSMGSKVRMDALRPHAILICGKRGYGKSYTMGTLIEELATLPENVNIAALVIDTMGIFWTMRHPNTKEKDILSKWGFSPAGIDIELYVPEGSTGHYEKMNIDVKPFSISPSELSGYDWCSLFGLDPVSPIGVFIMKTIEDIKEKVQKISLKTIMDFVNRDKEQDTTLRNAANNYFRSAISWGIFHENGIIFSDIIRKGKVIILDLSSIDNQNIKAIAVKILGSKIYNESIRSRRIYEQRKIGENPGKEGIPMVWMFVDEAHLFLPRDARTPATDILVTEWLRQGRQPGLSIIFATQRPAALHPDVMSQSDIIICHRLTAQDDITALEAVRPTYMREGIGDSLKKMGTEKGVAFIVDDNSESAHVVRMRPRKSWHGGDEPSALLK